One region of Centropristis striata isolate RG_2023a ecotype Rhode Island chromosome 3, C.striata_1.0, whole genome shotgun sequence genomic DNA includes:
- the mdm4 gene encoding protein Mdm4 isoform X1 — protein sequence MSSLSAQPPASSSSCRTLPGEGNQVQPKAPLLQILRVAGAQEEVFTLKEVMHYLGQYIMGKQLYDKQRQHIVHCQDDPLGELLEVESFSVKNPSPVYEMLKKYLVVLGCSDAAENLSVGRECVEGGVEDRGQMCGGVVKAVLEAGNDGPLLQTPSQRRPREPDDDSLEGLPRSACKRPKLDVTLDEWDLSGLPWWFLGNLRSNYSRRSNGSTDIHTNQLSPAQEEDTAIVSDTTDDLWFLTEGGSEQVSVEMKEAALEEGSAGEGEALPDDDDGGGKEEKADREMQEEPDEDSQCLSDDTDTEISTQDAWQCTECRKYNTPLQRYCVRCWALRKNWYKDVPRLAHSLSVPDIPACSSLTTHDEEDDSDAGIDVPDCSRTVSDPVILPSHSTADRPLPTMASGTGKGPWPSSFLKDEQLSGGESQENLGMEIEEARPEALLEPCKLCRVRPRNGNIIHGRTAHLLTCFPCARRLHKFQAPCPGCGKIIQKVIKIYIL from the exons GTGCAACCAAAAGCCCCTCTCCTGCAGATTCTGCGTGTTGCCGGAGCCCAGGAAGAAGTCTTCACACTCAAAGAG GTGATGCACTACTTGGGTCAGTACATCATGGGGAAGCAACTGTATGACAAACAGAGGCAGCACATCGTCCACTGTCAGGATGACCCTTTGGGAGAGCTGCTCGAGGTGGAGAGCTTCTCTGTCAAAAACCCAAG TCCGGTGTATGAAATGCTCAAGAAGTACTTAGTTGTGCTTGGTTGTTCTG ACGCTGCAGAGAATCTTTCTGTGGGCCGTGAATGTGTAGAGGGCGGAGTGGAGGATCGCGGTCAG ATGTGTGGAGGTGTGGTCAAAGCAGTGCTGGAGGCTGGCAATGATGGGCCTCTCCTGCAGACCCCCTCCCAGCGACGACCTCGGGAGCCAGATGATG ACTCCCTTGAAGGCCTGCCACGATCAGCCTGCAAACGGCCCAAACTGGATGTTACTTTGGACGAGTGGGATCTTTCTGGCCTGCCCTGGTGGTTTCTGGGTAATCTCCGTAGTAACTACAGCCGCAGGAGCAATGGCTCCACAGACATCCACACAAACCAA CTGTCTCCTGCACAGGAGGAGGACACAGCTATCGTGTCAGACACGACTGACGACCTCTGGTTCCTGACCGAGGGCGGGAGTGAACAGGTGAGCGTGGAAATGAAAGAGGCTGCACTGGAGGAAGGGAGCGCAGGAGAAGGGGAGGCTCTACCTGACGATGATgatggaggaggaaaggaggagaaagcAGATCGAGAG ATGCAGGAGGAGCCAGATGAAGACTCGCAGTGTCTGAGCGATGACACGGATACAGAGATCTCAACACAg GATGCATGGCAGTGCACAGAGTGCAGGAAGTATAACACACCTCTCCAAAGGTACTGTGTTCGCTGCTGGGCCCTACGTAAGAACTGGTACAAAGATGTCCCCCGACTCGCCCATTCCCTTTCTGTTCCTGACATCCCAGCATGCAGCTCTCTTACTACCCACGATGAGGAAGATGACAGTGATGCAGGCATCGACGTCCCAGACTGCAGCAGAACAGTCTCAGACCCAGTCATCCTGCCCTCCCACTCCACAGCTGACCGACCACTTCCCACTATGGCGTCAGGAACAGGAAAGGGGCCTTGGCCCTCCAGCTTCCTCAAAGATGAGCAGCTCTCAGGAGGAGAGAGTCAGGAAAATCTGGGCATGGAGATTGAAGAAGCACGGCCTGAGGCGCTGTTGGAGCCTTGCAAGCTTTGCCGAGTGCGACCACGCAACGGAAATATAATACACGGACGCACGGCTCACCTGCTAACCTGTTTCCCGTGTGCAAGGAGGCTGCACAAGTTCCAGGCTCCTTGTCCAGGATGTGGGAAGATCAttcaaaaagttattaaaatatacattctCTAA
- the mdm4 gene encoding protein Mdm4 isoform X2 has protein sequence MSSLSAQPPASSSSCRTLPGEGNQVQPKAPLLQILRVAGAQEEVFTLKEVMHYLGQYIMGKQLYDKQRQHIVHCQDDPLGELLEVESFSVKNPSPVYEMLKKYLVVLGCSDAAENLSVGRECVEGGVEDRGQMCGGVVKAVLEAGNDGPLLQTPSQRRPREPDDDSLEGLPRSACKRPKLDVTLDEWDLSGLPWWFLGNLRSNYSRRSNGSTDIHTNQEEDTAIVSDTTDDLWFLTEGGSEQVSVEMKEAALEEGSAGEGEALPDDDDGGGKEEKADREMQEEPDEDSQCLSDDTDTEISTQDAWQCTECRKYNTPLQRYCVRCWALRKNWYKDVPRLAHSLSVPDIPACSSLTTHDEEDDSDAGIDVPDCSRTVSDPVILPSHSTADRPLPTMASGTGKGPWPSSFLKDEQLSGGESQENLGMEIEEARPEALLEPCKLCRVRPRNGNIIHGRTAHLLTCFPCARRLHKFQAPCPGCGKIIQKVIKIYIL, from the exons GTGCAACCAAAAGCCCCTCTCCTGCAGATTCTGCGTGTTGCCGGAGCCCAGGAAGAAGTCTTCACACTCAAAGAG GTGATGCACTACTTGGGTCAGTACATCATGGGGAAGCAACTGTATGACAAACAGAGGCAGCACATCGTCCACTGTCAGGATGACCCTTTGGGAGAGCTGCTCGAGGTGGAGAGCTTCTCTGTCAAAAACCCAAG TCCGGTGTATGAAATGCTCAAGAAGTACTTAGTTGTGCTTGGTTGTTCTG ACGCTGCAGAGAATCTTTCTGTGGGCCGTGAATGTGTAGAGGGCGGAGTGGAGGATCGCGGTCAG ATGTGTGGAGGTGTGGTCAAAGCAGTGCTGGAGGCTGGCAATGATGGGCCTCTCCTGCAGACCCCCTCCCAGCGACGACCTCGGGAGCCAGATGATG ACTCCCTTGAAGGCCTGCCACGATCAGCCTGCAAACGGCCCAAACTGGATGTTACTTTGGACGAGTGGGATCTTTCTGGCCTGCCCTGGTGGTTTCTGGGTAATCTCCGTAGTAACTACAGCCGCAGGAGCAATGGCTCCACAGACATCCACACAAACCAA GAGGAGGACACAGCTATCGTGTCAGACACGACTGACGACCTCTGGTTCCTGACCGAGGGCGGGAGTGAACAGGTGAGCGTGGAAATGAAAGAGGCTGCACTGGAGGAAGGGAGCGCAGGAGAAGGGGAGGCTCTACCTGACGATGATgatggaggaggaaaggaggagaaagcAGATCGAGAG ATGCAGGAGGAGCCAGATGAAGACTCGCAGTGTCTGAGCGATGACACGGATACAGAGATCTCAACACAg GATGCATGGCAGTGCACAGAGTGCAGGAAGTATAACACACCTCTCCAAAGGTACTGTGTTCGCTGCTGGGCCCTACGTAAGAACTGGTACAAAGATGTCCCCCGACTCGCCCATTCCCTTTCTGTTCCTGACATCCCAGCATGCAGCTCTCTTACTACCCACGATGAGGAAGATGACAGTGATGCAGGCATCGACGTCCCAGACTGCAGCAGAACAGTCTCAGACCCAGTCATCCTGCCCTCCCACTCCACAGCTGACCGACCACTTCCCACTATGGCGTCAGGAACAGGAAAGGGGCCTTGGCCCTCCAGCTTCCTCAAAGATGAGCAGCTCTCAGGAGGAGAGAGTCAGGAAAATCTGGGCATGGAGATTGAAGAAGCACGGCCTGAGGCGCTGTTGGAGCCTTGCAAGCTTTGCCGAGTGCGACCACGCAACGGAAATATAATACACGGACGCACGGCTCACCTGCTAACCTGTTTCCCGTGTGCAAGGAGGCTGCACAAGTTCCAGGCTCCTTGTCCAGGATGTGGGAAGATCAttcaaaaagttattaaaatatacattctCTAA
- the myog gene encoding myogenin, whose protein sequence is MELFETNPYFFPDQRFYEGGDSYFPSRLPGGYDQSTYQDRNSVMGLCGSLSGAVGVGVAGTEDKASPSSLSPHSEPHCPGQCLPWACKLCKRKTVTMDRRRAATMREKRRLKKVNEAFDALKRSTLMNPNQRLPKVEILRSAIQYIERLQALVSSLNQQDTETGQQGLHYRASTAQPRVSSSEPSSGSTCCSSPEWSSTPEQCTQSYSSEDLLSAADSPEQGNMRALSSIVDGITAAAGGAVAFPVDISK, encoded by the exons ATGGAGCTTTTCGAGACCAACCCTTACTTCTTCCCTGACCAGCGTTTCTACGAGGGAGGGGACAGCTACTTCCCCTCTCGCCTGCCTGGGGGGTACGACCAATCCACCTACCAGGATAGGAACTCTGTGATGGGCTTGTGTGGGAGTCTGTCTGGGGCTGTCGGAGTTGGGGTGGCAGGAACTGAGGACAAAGCCTCTCCTTCCAGCCTGTCACCCCACTCCGAGCCCCACTGCCCGGGTCAGTGCCTGCCCTGGGCCTGTAAGCTGTGCAAAAGGAAGACGGTCACCATGGACCGCCGGAGAGCAGCCACGATGAGGGAGAAGAGGCGCCTCAAGAAGGTGAACGAGGCCTTCGATGCTCTGAAGAGGAGCACCCTGATGAACCCAAACCAGAGGCTGCCCAAGGTGGAGATCTTGCGGAGCGCCATCCAGTATATCGAAAGACTGCAGGCCCTGGTGTCTTCCCTCAACCAGCAGGACACCGAGACGGGACAGCAGGGACTGCACTACCGAGCCAGCACGGCCCAGCCCAGA GTGTCGTCAAGTGAGCCCAGTTCAGGCAgcacctgctgcagcagcccAGAGTGGAGCAGCACTCCAGAGCAGTGCACACAGAGCTACAGCAGCGAGG ATCTCCTGAGTGCTGCTGACTCTCCAGAGCAGGGGAACATGCGCGCCCTGAGCTCCATCGTGGACGGCATCACTGCAGCAGCAGGCGGAGCCGTGGCCTTTCCTGTGGACATTTCCAAATAG